The Candidatus Sericytochromatia bacterium genome contains a region encoding:
- the gatA gene encoding Asp-tRNA(Asn)/Glu-tRNA(Gln) amidotransferase subunit GatA, which produces MTDLPSLDALTCSRRLAEGECTAQDLVQACWQRIQATDGAVRAFLHHTPEQALQAAEGVDRRRRAGEALSPLAGVPLAIKDNIVTAGVRTTAASRLLEHWVPPYDATVSAKLASLGLPSLGKLNMDEFAMGSSCENSAFGATRNPWDLSRVPGGSSGGSAAAVAAGQVPWALGTDTGGSIRQPASFCGLVGMKPTYGRVSRYGLIAFASSLDQIGPLTRTVRDNALLLEAIAGHDPRDATSLNVPPPDLCSGLETPVKGLRVGVIDDLMGDGIAPEVRQSVEQALEVLASLGAEVGRVTLPHTHIALPTYYVIATAEASSNLARYDGVRYGSRSEDSQDLNALYTGTRALFGAEVKRRIMLGTYALAAGYYEAYYKKALQLRTLIVRDYAEAFARFDVLISPTTPTTAFKLGEKVDDPLAMYLADLATIPVNLAGLPALSLPCGADRAGLPIGLQMIGRSLDEATLYRLAYAYEQATDHHRRRPPEAPLLAGHGVELQRR; this is translated from the coding sequence GTGACTGACCTGCCCAGCTTGGACGCCCTCACCTGTTCCCGCCGCCTCGCCGAAGGCGAATGCACGGCGCAGGATCTGGTGCAGGCCTGCTGGCAACGCATCCAGGCAACCGACGGAGCGGTGCGCGCCTTCCTGCATCACACGCCGGAGCAAGCCCTCCAGGCCGCAGAGGGCGTCGATCGCCGTCGTCGCGCGGGTGAAGCGCTCTCACCGCTGGCCGGTGTGCCGCTGGCCATCAAGGACAACATCGTGACCGCCGGGGTCCGCACCACGGCTGCCAGCCGCTTGCTCGAGCACTGGGTGCCCCCCTATGACGCCACCGTGTCCGCCAAGCTGGCGAGTCTGGGCCTGCCGAGCCTGGGCAAGCTCAACATGGATGAATTTGCGATGGGGTCGTCTTGCGAAAATTCGGCGTTCGGCGCCACGCGCAACCCGTGGGACCTCAGCCGCGTCCCGGGCGGCTCATCCGGCGGCTCGGCGGCTGCCGTGGCCGCCGGACAGGTTCCCTGGGCCCTCGGCACCGATACCGGCGGTTCGATCCGTCAGCCAGCCTCCTTCTGTGGCCTGGTGGGCATGAAGCCGACCTACGGTCGGGTGTCACGCTACGGCCTGATCGCGTTTGCCTCCAGCCTCGACCAGATTGGCCCGCTGACGCGCACGGTGCGGGACAACGCCCTGCTGCTGGAGGCGATCGCCGGCCACGACCCGCGCGACGCCACCTCGCTGAACGTGCCCCCCCCGGACCTGTGCAGTGGACTGGAAACACCCGTCAAAGGGTTGCGCGTCGGCGTGATCGACGACCTGATGGGCGACGGAATTGCCCCTGAGGTCCGTCAGTCCGTGGAACAGGCACTGGAGGTCCTGGCTTCACTGGGGGCTGAAGTGGGACGGGTCACGCTGCCCCACACCCACATTGCCCTGCCGACCTACTACGTGATCGCGACGGCTGAGGCCAGCTCCAACCTGGCGCGCTACGACGGGGTGCGCTATGGCAGCCGGTCCGAGGACAGCCAAGACCTGAACGCCCTGTACACGGGCACGCGCGCGCTGTTCGGGGCGGAGGTCAAGCGCCGGATCATGCTGGGAACCTACGCCCTGGCCGCCGGTTACTACGAGGCGTACTACAAGAAGGCCTTGCAGCTCCGCACCCTGATCGTGCGCGACTATGCCGAGGCGTTCGCACGCTTCGACGTGCTGATCAGCCCCACCACCCCCACCACCGCCTTCAAGCTGGGGGAGAAGGTGGACGACCCGCTGGCGATGTACCTGGCCGACCTCGCCACCATCCCGGTCAATCTGGCCGGCCTGCCCGCTCTGTCGCTGCCTTGTGGCGCCGACCGAGCGGGCCTGCCGATCGGTTTGCAGATGATCGGACGCTCCCTCGACGAGGCCACGCTCTATCGCCTGGCCTATGCCTACGAACAAGCCACGGACCACCATCGGCGGCGCCCCCCCGAAGCCCCGCTGCTCGCCGGCCACGGCGTGGAACTGCAAAGGAGATGA